A single Vigna radiata var. radiata cultivar VC1973A chromosome 8, Vradiata_ver6, whole genome shotgun sequence DNA region contains:
- the LOC106770387 gene encoding max-binding protein MNT-like, with protein sequence MELEPLALQIQVHPPPTPTVHPPPSFAVHHAPTSAVHPRPTPTTEPLPPPVIITLTPPSDPTSIPSSSSRPPSKTVTPSADLDSTGDDDGVDSPLHDRPWIEPYGKGFLPSRVSSQVITRSIKQQYLSPWPTWGAIPKDDRNPFWERFKAQALGRAVHVDEVFAQTHVRKGTNEFVGERSRKTHVKSEHRSAPTPDDTSNAEDDIRQLAANYTTSRGGTLKHQSSFSTTTADEAIVRLTQALEQRNQEIIDLIAEFTNFMALVMSVLPQTGQD encoded by the exons ATGGAACTTGAGCCTTTGGCTTTGCAGATCCAAG TACACCCGCCTCCTACCCCTACAGTACACCCGCCTCCTTCCTTTGCAGTACACCATGCTCCTACCTCTGCAGTACACCCTCGTCCTACCCCTACAACAGAACCTCTTCCTCCCCCTGTGATTATTACCCTCACTCCTCCCTCCGACCCTActtctataccttcctcatctTCTAGACCACCTTCTAAGACTGTCACACCATCTGCTGATCTAGATTCAActggtgatgatgatggtgtTGATTCGCCCCTCCATGATCGACCatggattgagccatatggcaaagg GTTTCTTCCATCGAGGGTTTCTTCCCAGGTCATCACACGATCGATTAAGCAACAATATTTGAGTCCATGGCCTACTTGGGGAGCAATACCTAAAGACGACAGAAATCCATTCTGGGAGCGTTTTAAG gcaCAAGCTCTGGGACGGGCAGTCCATGTTGATGAGGTCTTTGCACAGACCCATGTTCggaagggcactaatgaattcgtTGGTGAAAGATCTCGGAAGACTCAT GTTAAATCTGAACATAGGTCAGCTCCTACACCGGATGATACGAGTAATGCAGAAGACGACATCC gacaacttgctgcaaactataCAACATCGAGAGGAGGTACTCTGAAGCACCAATCTTCTTTTTCCACCACTACTGCTGACGAGGCCATTGTCCGCCTCACGCAGGCACTGGAGCAACGTAACCAGGAGATCATTGATTTGATAGCAGAGTTTACAAACTTTATGGCCCTGGTCATGAGTGTGTTGCCTCAAACTGGACAGGATTAG
- the LOC106771183 gene encoding protein LIGHT-DEPENDENT SHORT HYPOCOTYLS 4 — protein MDSIQEFMDSCNSHITTTTTAITATTNSLVGTSNSPSASPNTSSRYENQKRRDWNTFGQYLKNHRPPLSLSRCSGAHVLEFLRYLDQFGKTKVHTPICPFYGHPNPPAPCPCPLRQAWGSLDALIGRLRAAYEENGGKPEINPFGARAVRLYLREVRELQSKARGISYEKKKRKRPPPPPPPLPQPQQQQSLTLPHHHHHHHHHHLPPSGATQ, from the exons ATGGATTCAATTCAAGAATTTATGGACTCCTGTAACTCTCacatcaccaccaccacaaccgcTATCACCGCCACCACCAACAGCTTAGTCGGTACCTCCAATTCCCCTTCCGCTTCCCCCAACACCAGCAGCCGCTACGAGAACCAAAAGCGCCGTGACTGGAACACCTTTGGCCAGTACCTCAAGAATCACCGACCACCTCTCTCCCTCTCCCGGTGCAGCGGTGCACACGTCCTTGAATTTCTCAG GTACTTGGACCAATTTGGAAAGACGAAAGTGCACACTCCGATCTGTCCATTTTACGGCCACCCAAACCCTCCAGCACCATGTCCATGTCCTCTAAGACAAGCCTGGGGAAGCCTTGATGCCCTCATAGGTCGTCTGAGGGCAGCATATGAGGAAAACGGAGGGAAGCCTGAAATCAACCCATTTGGAGCAAGAGCTGTGAGACTCTACCTCCGGGAGGTTCGTGAACTTCAGTCCAAAGCAAGAGGCATCAGCTATGAGAAGAAGAAACGAAAGcgtccaccaccaccaccaccaccacttccacaaccacaacaacaacaatcatTGACTCTTCCtcatcaccaccaccatcaccaccaccaccacctccctCCCTCAGGTGCAACTCAATAA